The genomic segment GAAGCACGGCCCTTACGACGACGAGCCGCAACGATAGCGCGACCGGCGCGGGTACGCATACGAGTACGGAAGCCGTGAACACGCGCACGACGACGGTTGTTCGGCTGGAACGTCCGTTTGCCCTTTGCCACGGAAAACACTCCTCAGATTTTGGTCAGGTGATAGCACTTCACAACAAAGCTGCCCACCCGAAGTTGGATGATTGTAAACCTCACACCGTCCACCCCTGAGTGGAGCGGAAGAGTGGAAGTCGCAAAAATTTTGCGAAAATGCGCGTGTACTACCTC from the Corynebacterium durum genome contains:
- the rpmH gene encoding 50S ribosomal protein L34 — translated: MAKGKRTFQPNNRRRARVHGFRTRMRTRAGRAIVAARRRKGRASLTA